The region CCGCATCCTTCATCGGAATAGCCGCCTGGTAAGCCCACCGGTTGATCACCCAGGCCCGGACCTGATCCGGGCTGCATGCACCGCCATGAAGCCTGTGATGGAAGGGATGCCGGTCGTGATAGCGCTCCTTACCGATTGCCCGGAGGCGCGCTTCCAGTGGTGACAGAGTATCGGATGGCTGATTGGCAGTGCTCATAGAGTGATCTCCATCCCGTCTGCGGCAATGGTCCAGCCCTGCGCCAGCACATAAGCCCGTTCGGCGCTGTCTGGCTGCCAGACCGGATTGGTATTGTTGATATGGATGAAGGTCTTGCCGCAGTGAAGTTCCTTGAGCGCTTCAATCGATCCTTCCGGTCCGCTGATGGAGATATGTCCCATGCGCTGGCCGGTCTTGATGCCGGTGCCGGAGCGGATCATCTCGTCGTCCTGCCAGAGTGTACCATCAAAGAACAAATGGTCCGCATCGCTGATCTGTTGCAGAAGCCCGTCGGTCACCCGTGCGCAGCCGGGAATGTAATAGGCGACGGTCTTACCGTCATCGAGGCGGACGCCGACGGTCTGCTCTCCCTCAAGGTCGGTCTGAATGGTGCTGCCGGTGTCTTCCATAAAAAGAGGGACTTTGCCTGGAACCGGGAAAACAAGGGCCTGGAGGGCAGGAAGCAGCGGGAAAGGCTCACCGATCACCAGCGGGTGCCGGGTGACTTTCTCCGGGTTCATCACATCAAAGACCCGGTTTGAGGACAGAAGGCTCAGAATTTCCCGCGTCCCGAACAGGGTAAAAGGCGTCTGTTCACGCAGGGACAGAAGCCCGGCAATATGGTCGATGTCGCCATTGGTCACGAGCACGGACTGAAGGGGTGTGTCTCTCAATGTGCGCGGGAAGAGCGGTCTGGCCACCTGCATCTGCATGCGCAGGTCGGGGGATGTATTCAGGATGGCCCAGCGTTCGCCATCTGCAGAGACCGCAAGGGATGACTGGCTTGATGGCGCAATCTTTCCTGAGCGGGCATCCTGACAATTCGGACAACCGCAATTCCATTGCGGCAGGCCTCCGCCAGCCGCAGCGCCAAGAACCAGAAATCGCATTGTCGATAATCCGCGAAAAAGACAGTCCGTTGACCTTTGGTTCAAAACCGGTTGATCAGACTATCCTGTGCCAGAAGTCAGGTCTGCGGGACCGGGATCAGCTGACCCTCATGCCCCGCAAGACAGATCATGTCAGAGGGATCAGAACAGATCGCGCTCTGTCTCGTCCTCGGACGGTGCGTACATGTTGATTTCCATGCCGCAATTGACTTCTTTGATTTTCGGTGTCGTCCAGGCCATTTTTCTCCTCCGTTGGCTAGTCGTTCAAAGCGTAGCAATGCCCCGGTTTTCTGCGTATTGTCCTTTGGTCGTAACTTTATGGAACTGGTATCAGACCCAC is a window of Coralliovum pocilloporae DNA encoding:
- the pqqB gene encoding pyrroloquinoline quinone biosynthesis protein PqqB codes for the protein MRFLVLGAAAGGGLPQWNCGCPNCQDARSGKIAPSSQSSLAVSADGERWAILNTSPDLRMQMQVARPLFPRTLRDTPLQSVLVTNGDIDHIAGLLSLREQTPFTLFGTREILSLLSSNRVFDVMNPEKVTRHPLVIGEPFPLLPALQALVFPVPGKVPLFMEDTGSTIQTDLEGEQTVGVRLDDGKTVAYYIPGCARVTDGLLQQISDADHLFFDGTLWQDDEMIRSGTGIKTGQRMGHISISGPEGSIEALKELHCGKTFIHINNTNPVWQPDSAERAYVLAQGWTIAADGMEITL
- the pqqA gene encoding pyrroloquinoline quinone precursor peptide PqqA; translation: MAWTTPKIKEVNCGMEINMYAPSEDETERDLF